A single Phoenix dactylifera cultivar Barhee BC4 chromosome 1, palm_55x_up_171113_PBpolish2nd_filt_p, whole genome shotgun sequence DNA region contains:
- the LOC120110760 gene encoding uncharacterized protein LOC120110760 → MSLGQQQFPEGVMTDVLAQGRAACYKARDAFYACLEKEADKKPTEVATVGLLYPAECKASRAHFVNQCRPTWVKHFDRQYGARKRVQRLLDSDESRRGPISLPQPYTFKP, encoded by the exons ATGTCGCTCGGCCAACAGCAGTTTCCCGAGGGCGTGATGACCGACGTCCTCGCCCAAGGCCGAGCCGCCTGTTACAAG GCGCGGGACGCCTTCTACGCCTGCTTGGAGAAGGAGGCGGACAAGAAGCCCACCGAGGTCGCCACCGTCGGCCTTCTCTACCCCGCCGAGTGCAAGGCCTCCCGAGCGCACTTCGTCAACCAATGCCGCCCCACCTGG GTCAAGCACTTCGACCGGCAGTACGGTGCGAGGAAGAGGGTGCAGAGGCTTCTCGACAGCGATGAGTCCCGGCGAGgccccatctccctccctcagCCGTACACCTTCAAACCCTAA